One genomic window of Gossypium hirsutum isolate 1008001.06 chromosome D11, Gossypium_hirsutum_v2.1, whole genome shotgun sequence includes the following:
- the LOC121223693 gene encoding probable carboxylesterase 8, whose amino-acid sequence MEDQSSTSATSIDPFKLLKIVQNPDGSLTRQSLFPSVSITEEESTGSNASQLAFFKDIPLNPQNKTFIRLYRPPTPPPNTNHRLPLLIHFHGGGFILFSATSRPFHDACSVKAVKLPAVVLSLEYRLAPEHRLPAAYDDAVETIMWVRDQAMDVNGCDPWLTEYVDFSKCFLIGSSAGGNMVFHAALRALDIDTSPVKIIGLIMNQPYFSGVERTESEKRFVNDRILPLPANDLMWSLALPEGADRDHEFCNPMTADGFLKEKMGQLTRCLVTGHGGDPLIDKQRELVKVLEARGVDVVAEFAEGGCHGIEIFDPLKAEALLKSIKEFVDTCCRCVNYESAAAKSTL is encoded by the coding sequence ATGGAGGATCAATCCTCTACTTCAGCAACATCCATTGATCCCTTCAAGTTACTCAAAATTGTCCAAAATCCAGATGGGTCACTCACTCGACAATCTCTTTTCCCTTCAGTTTCAATTACAGAAGAAGAAAGCACCGGTTCCAACGCATCTCAACTCGCCTTCTTCAAGGACATCCCTCTGAATCCCCAAAACAAAACCTTCATTCGTCTCTATAGGCCACCAACTCCACCACCAAACACCAATCATAGGCTCCCTCTCTTAATACACTTTCATGGTGGCGGCTTTATCCTCTTCAGTGCTACTTCTCGTCCTTTCCACGATGCATGCAGTGTCAAGGCAGTTAAACTCCCAGCCGTAGTCCTCTCTCTCGAATACCGTCTGGCACCAGAGCATCGCCTTCCGGCTGCATACGATGATGCCGTTGAAACCATCATGTGGGTCCGGGACCAGGCGATGGACGTCAACGGCTGTGATCCGTGGTTAACAGAGTATGTAGATTTTTCCAAGTGTTTTCTAATTGGTTCCAGTGCAGGGGGCAACATGGTTTTCCATGCAGCTTTACGTGCATTGGACATCGATACCTCGCCTGTGAAAATCATAGGGCTGATAATGAATCAGCCCTACTTCAGTGGGGTGGAAAGGACTGAATCGGAGAAGCGATTCGTCAATGACAGGATCTTGCCTTTACCAGCTAATGATCTGATGTGGTCCTTGGCTTTGCCCGAGGGAGCTGACCGGGACCATGAGTTTTGCAACCCGATGACGGCTGACGGGTTCCTTAAGGAGAAGATGGGACAGCTGACACGGTGCTTAGTGACAGGCCACGGAGGGGATCCACTAATTGACAAGCAGAGGGAGTTGGTGAAAGTGCTGGAGGCGCGTGGGGTGGATGTGGTGGCGGAGTTCGCTGAAGGAGGTTGCCATGGGATTGAAATTTTCGATCCGTTGAAGGCGGAAGCACTGCTTAAGAGCATCAAGGAATTTGTCGACACTTGCTGTCGGTGTGTTAATTATGAGTCTGCTGCTGCCAAATCAACCCTGTGA
- the LOC107911930 gene encoding UTP:RNA uridylyltransferase 1 isoform X4 has product MTGSGGDAPPPLTANGGEFLLSLLQKPQSHHPQQSPLPPGVAPMTLPQPQAQSLAIDPAVQAVGPTLPFSPSWSPNGRDLPSPWPHNLSPPFYPNLIGFRQNPWFSPGNQIAFNQEALVDDLRRIGISRIDSNNNHVIPNLTQLKHREQKLVFGSFPSDIQTLPKPDGVLQNSNLNFSNQQSNSRLNANPNSSPYFFQRRNSDERGKQQQHDGNCRSTPSAETPRPPPGFSVQPRRGGGSRDFGKNTRHVAHSVNKLKAELGHLSYDNETRLRGQLDHPVPPAGSNPQSVSVTEIEGPLLELHMDGGANGFSRRDKPRREDGGEVDEIEEKFVEPLLVEDESDDKNDKKRHHREKEYRKDNRGQRLLSQRERMLKRRTDCHSDILRLDSPLLAIYESLIPPVEEKAKQKQLLALLDKLVCKEWPEARLYLYGSCENSFGVSKSDIDICLAFNEDIHDKSEILLKLADILQSDNLQNVQALTRARVPIVKLMDPLTGISCDICVNNVLAVVNTRLLRDYAKIDVRLWQLAFIVKHWAKSRGVNATYQGTLSSYAYVLMCIHFLQQRRPAILPCLQ; this is encoded by the exons ATGACCGGCAGTGGAGGGGATGCGCCACCGCCACTGACTGCCAACGGTGGcgaattcctcctttctttaCTCCAAAAGCCCCAATCGCATCATCCTCAACAATCTCCATTACCCCCTGGAGTGGCTCCCATGACCTTGCCTCAACCGCAAGCTCAATCGCTCGCCATTGATCCTGCCGTTCAAGCAGTGGGGCCCACACTCCCTTTCTCGCCATCTTGGTCACCGAATGGACGCGATCTCCCCAGTCCTTGGCCCCACAATCTCTCTCCGCCCTTCTATCCTAATTTGATAGGGTTTCGCCAAAACCCTTGGTTTTCTCCAGGAAACCAAATTGCCTTTAATCAAGAAGCTTTAGTGGATGACTTGAGAAGGATAGGGATTTCAAGGATAGACAGTAATAACAATCACGTAATCCCGAATCTGACCCAGCTAAAGCATCGAGAACAAAAACTCGTCTTTGGTTCTTTTCCTAGTGATATTCAAACCCTTCCAAAGCCTGATGGCGTGCTTCAAAATTCGAATTTGAATTTTTCAAATCAGCAATCTAACTCGCGGCTTAATGCCAATCCAAATTCGAGTCCATACTTTTTCCAACGTCGAAATTCTGATGAAAGAGGAAAGCAACAGCAGCATGATGGGAATTGCAGGTCTACCCCTTCTGCTGAAACTCCAAGACCGCCTCCAGGGTTTTCAGTACAGCCTCGAAGAGGAGGAGGAAGTCGGGATTTCGGAAAAAATACGAGACATGTTGCGCACagtgtaaataaattaaaagctGAATTGGGTCATTTGAGTTATGACAATGAAACGAGACTTCGTGGACAGCTTGATCACCCTGTGCCGCCGGCAGGGAGTAATCCGCAGTCTGTTTCAGTGACTGAGATTGAAGGGCCTCTTTTGGAATTGCATATGGATGGTGGTGCAAATGGGTTTTCAAGGCGTGATAAGCCTAGAAGGGAAGATGGTGGCGAAGTGGATGAAATTGAGGAAAAGTTTGTTGAACCTTTGTTGGTTGAGGATGAATCTGATGATAAGAATGACAAGAAGCGGCATCATCGGGAGAAG GAATACAGAAAAGATAACAGGGGGCAAAGGCTACTTAGCCAGAGGGAGAGAATGTTAAAAAGGCGGACGGATTGTCACAGTGATATTCTCAGGTTAGATTCACCTTTACTTGCTATTTATGAGTCACTCATACCTCCTGTGGAAGAAAAAGCTAAGCAGAAACAGTTGTTAGCATTACTTGATAAACTAGTTTGCAAAGAATGGCCAGAAGCACGGTTATATCTCTATGGATCTTGTGAGAACTCTTTTGGGGTGTCAAAGAGTGACATTGATATTTGCCTTGCGTTTAATGAGGACATTCACGACAAGTCTGAAATCTTGCTAAAGTTGGCAGATATTTTGCAGTCAGATAATCTTCAGAATGTGCAG GCACTGACTCGTGCCAGGGTCCCCATAGTAAAGCTTATGGATCCATTGACTGGAATTTCCTGTGACATATGCGTAAACAATGTTTTGGCTGTAGTAAATACAAGGCTTCTACGAGATTATGCAAAAATCGATGTAAGATTATGGCAGTTGGCTTTTATTGTGAAACACTGGGCCAAGTCCAGAGGAGTGAATGCAACTTACCAAGGAACTCTATCTAGCTACGC GTATGTTTTGATGTGCATTCATTTCTTACAGCAACGTAGACCTGCTATCCTTCCATGCTTGCAG TAA
- the LOC107911930 gene encoding UTP:RNA uridylyltransferase 1 isoform X1, with protein sequence MTGSGGDAPPPLTANGGEFLLSLLQKPQSHHPQQSPLPPGVAPMTLPQPQAQSLAIDPAVQAVGPTLPFSPSWSPNGRDLPSPWPHNLSPPFYPNLIGFRQNPWFSPGNQIAFNQEALVDDLRRIGISRIDSNNNHVIPNLTQLKHREQKLVFGSFPSDIQTLPKPDGVLQNSNLNFSNQQSNSRLNANPNSSPYFFQRRNSDERGKQQQHDGNCRSTPSAETPRPPPGFSVQPRRGGGSRDFGKNTRHVAHSVNKLKAELGHLSYDNETRLRGQLDHPVPPAGSNPQSVSVTEIEGPLLELHMDGGANGFSRRDKPRREDGGEVDEIEEKFVEPLLVEDESDDKNDKKRHHREKEYRKDNRGQRLLSQRERMLKRRTDCHSDILRLDSPLLAIYESLIPPVEEKAKQKQLLALLDKLVCKEWPEARLYLYGSCENSFGVSKSDIDICLAFNEDIHDKSEILLKLADILQSDNLQNVQALTRARVPIVKLMDPLTGISCDICVNNVLAVVNTRLLRDYAKIDVRLWQLAFIVKHWAKSRGVNATYQGTLSSYAYVLMCIHFLQQRRPAILPCLQGMETTFSVTVDDVECAYFDKVENLCNFGSSNQETIAQLVWAFFNYWAYIHDYANSVISVRTGSLISKGEKDWTRRIDNDRHLICIEDPFVVSHDLGRVVDKFSIKVLRAEFERAADVMHYDPNPWITLFEPYVLE encoded by the exons ATGACCGGCAGTGGAGGGGATGCGCCACCGCCACTGACTGCCAACGGTGGcgaattcctcctttctttaCTCCAAAAGCCCCAATCGCATCATCCTCAACAATCTCCATTACCCCCTGGAGTGGCTCCCATGACCTTGCCTCAACCGCAAGCTCAATCGCTCGCCATTGATCCTGCCGTTCAAGCAGTGGGGCCCACACTCCCTTTCTCGCCATCTTGGTCACCGAATGGACGCGATCTCCCCAGTCCTTGGCCCCACAATCTCTCTCCGCCCTTCTATCCTAATTTGATAGGGTTTCGCCAAAACCCTTGGTTTTCTCCAGGAAACCAAATTGCCTTTAATCAAGAAGCTTTAGTGGATGACTTGAGAAGGATAGGGATTTCAAGGATAGACAGTAATAACAATCACGTAATCCCGAATCTGACCCAGCTAAAGCATCGAGAACAAAAACTCGTCTTTGGTTCTTTTCCTAGTGATATTCAAACCCTTCCAAAGCCTGATGGCGTGCTTCAAAATTCGAATTTGAATTTTTCAAATCAGCAATCTAACTCGCGGCTTAATGCCAATCCAAATTCGAGTCCATACTTTTTCCAACGTCGAAATTCTGATGAAAGAGGAAAGCAACAGCAGCATGATGGGAATTGCAGGTCTACCCCTTCTGCTGAAACTCCAAGACCGCCTCCAGGGTTTTCAGTACAGCCTCGAAGAGGAGGAGGAAGTCGGGATTTCGGAAAAAATACGAGACATGTTGCGCACagtgtaaataaattaaaagctGAATTGGGTCATTTGAGTTATGACAATGAAACGAGACTTCGTGGACAGCTTGATCACCCTGTGCCGCCGGCAGGGAGTAATCCGCAGTCTGTTTCAGTGACTGAGATTGAAGGGCCTCTTTTGGAATTGCATATGGATGGTGGTGCAAATGGGTTTTCAAGGCGTGATAAGCCTAGAAGGGAAGATGGTGGCGAAGTGGATGAAATTGAGGAAAAGTTTGTTGAACCTTTGTTGGTTGAGGATGAATCTGATGATAAGAATGACAAGAAGCGGCATCATCGGGAGAAG GAATACAGAAAAGATAACAGGGGGCAAAGGCTACTTAGCCAGAGGGAGAGAATGTTAAAAAGGCGGACGGATTGTCACAGTGATATTCTCAGGTTAGATTCACCTTTACTTGCTATTTATGAGTCACTCATACCTCCTGTGGAAGAAAAAGCTAAGCAGAAACAGTTGTTAGCATTACTTGATAAACTAGTTTGCAAAGAATGGCCAGAAGCACGGTTATATCTCTATGGATCTTGTGAGAACTCTTTTGGGGTGTCAAAGAGTGACATTGATATTTGCCTTGCGTTTAATGAGGACATTCACGACAAGTCTGAAATCTTGCTAAAGTTGGCAGATATTTTGCAGTCAGATAATCTTCAGAATGTGCAG GCACTGACTCGTGCCAGGGTCCCCATAGTAAAGCTTATGGATCCATTGACTGGAATTTCCTGTGACATATGCGTAAACAATGTTTTGGCTGTAGTAAATACAAGGCTTCTACGAGATTATGCAAAAATCGATGTAAGATTATGGCAGTTGGCTTTTATTGTGAAACACTGGGCCAAGTCCAGAGGAGTGAATGCAACTTACCAAGGAACTCTATCTAGCTACGC GTATGTTTTGATGTGCATTCATTTCTTACAGCAACGTAGACCTGCTATCCTTCCATGCTTGCAG GGAATGGAGACAACCTTCTCTGTCACTGTGGATGATGTTGAGTGTGCTTACTTTGATAAAGTCGAAAACCTTTGCAATTTTGGATCTTCTAACCAGGAAACTATTGCTCAACTGGTGTGGGCATTCTTTAACTATTGGGCATATATTCATGATTATGCAAATTCAGTAATATCTGTACGCACAGGAAGCTTGATCAG TAAGGGAGAAAAAGACTGGACAAGAAGAATTGACAATGATCGTCATTTAATCTGCATAGAGGATCCGTTTGTGGTATCTCATGACCTTGGTCGAGTGGTGGACAAGTTCAGCATTAAAGTTCTAAGAGCAGAGTTTGAACGAGCGGCTGATGTAATGCATTATGATCCAAATCCTTGGATAACACTCTTTGAACCTTACGTCCTTGAGTAA
- the LOC107911930 gene encoding UTP:RNA uridylyltransferase 1 isoform X2, with amino-acid sequence MTGSGGDAPPPLTANGGEFLLSLLQKPQSHHPQQSPLPPGVAPMTLPQPQAQSLAIDPAVQAVGPTLPFSPSWSPNGRDLPSPWPHNLSPPFYPNLIGFRQNPWFSPGNQIAFNQEALVDDLRRIGISRIDSNNNHVIPNLTQLKHREQKLVFGSFPSDIQTLPKPDGVLQNSNLNFSNQQSNSRLNANPNSSPYFFQRRNSDERGKQQQHDGNCRSTPSAETPRPPPGFSVQPRRGGGSRDFGKNTRHVAHSVNKLKAELGHLSYDNETRLRGQLDHPVPPAGSNPQSVSVTEIEGPLLELHMDGGANGFSRRDKPRREDGGEVDEIEEKFVEPLLVEDESDDKNDKKRHHREKEYRKDNRGQRLLSQRERMLKRRTDCHSDILRLDSPLLAIYESLIPPVEEKAKQKQLLALLDKLVCKEWPEARLYLYGSCENSFGVSKSDIDICLAFNEDIHDKSEILLKLADILQSDNLQNVQALTRARVPIVKLMDPLTGISCDICVNNVLAVVNTRLLRDYAKIDVRLWQLAFIVKHWAKSRGVNATYQGTLSSYAEWRQPSLSLWMMLSVLTLIKSKTFAILDLLTRKLLLNWCGHSLTIGHIFMIMQIQ; translated from the exons ATGACCGGCAGTGGAGGGGATGCGCCACCGCCACTGACTGCCAACGGTGGcgaattcctcctttctttaCTCCAAAAGCCCCAATCGCATCATCCTCAACAATCTCCATTACCCCCTGGAGTGGCTCCCATGACCTTGCCTCAACCGCAAGCTCAATCGCTCGCCATTGATCCTGCCGTTCAAGCAGTGGGGCCCACACTCCCTTTCTCGCCATCTTGGTCACCGAATGGACGCGATCTCCCCAGTCCTTGGCCCCACAATCTCTCTCCGCCCTTCTATCCTAATTTGATAGGGTTTCGCCAAAACCCTTGGTTTTCTCCAGGAAACCAAATTGCCTTTAATCAAGAAGCTTTAGTGGATGACTTGAGAAGGATAGGGATTTCAAGGATAGACAGTAATAACAATCACGTAATCCCGAATCTGACCCAGCTAAAGCATCGAGAACAAAAACTCGTCTTTGGTTCTTTTCCTAGTGATATTCAAACCCTTCCAAAGCCTGATGGCGTGCTTCAAAATTCGAATTTGAATTTTTCAAATCAGCAATCTAACTCGCGGCTTAATGCCAATCCAAATTCGAGTCCATACTTTTTCCAACGTCGAAATTCTGATGAAAGAGGAAAGCAACAGCAGCATGATGGGAATTGCAGGTCTACCCCTTCTGCTGAAACTCCAAGACCGCCTCCAGGGTTTTCAGTACAGCCTCGAAGAGGAGGAGGAAGTCGGGATTTCGGAAAAAATACGAGACATGTTGCGCACagtgtaaataaattaaaagctGAATTGGGTCATTTGAGTTATGACAATGAAACGAGACTTCGTGGACAGCTTGATCACCCTGTGCCGCCGGCAGGGAGTAATCCGCAGTCTGTTTCAGTGACTGAGATTGAAGGGCCTCTTTTGGAATTGCATATGGATGGTGGTGCAAATGGGTTTTCAAGGCGTGATAAGCCTAGAAGGGAAGATGGTGGCGAAGTGGATGAAATTGAGGAAAAGTTTGTTGAACCTTTGTTGGTTGAGGATGAATCTGATGATAAGAATGACAAGAAGCGGCATCATCGGGAGAAG GAATACAGAAAAGATAACAGGGGGCAAAGGCTACTTAGCCAGAGGGAGAGAATGTTAAAAAGGCGGACGGATTGTCACAGTGATATTCTCAGGTTAGATTCACCTTTACTTGCTATTTATGAGTCACTCATACCTCCTGTGGAAGAAAAAGCTAAGCAGAAACAGTTGTTAGCATTACTTGATAAACTAGTTTGCAAAGAATGGCCAGAAGCACGGTTATATCTCTATGGATCTTGTGAGAACTCTTTTGGGGTGTCAAAGAGTGACATTGATATTTGCCTTGCGTTTAATGAGGACATTCACGACAAGTCTGAAATCTTGCTAAAGTTGGCAGATATTTTGCAGTCAGATAATCTTCAGAATGTGCAG GCACTGACTCGTGCCAGGGTCCCCATAGTAAAGCTTATGGATCCATTGACTGGAATTTCCTGTGACATATGCGTAAACAATGTTTTGGCTGTAGTAAATACAAGGCTTCTACGAGATTATGCAAAAATCGATGTAAGATTATGGCAGTTGGCTTTTATTGTGAAACACTGGGCCAAGTCCAGAGGAGTGAATGCAACTTACCAAGGAACTCTATCTAGCTACGC GGAATGGAGACAACCTTCTCTGTCACTGTGGATGATGTTGAGTGTGCTTACTTTGATAAAGTCGAAAACCTTTGCAATTTTGGATCTTCTAACCAGGAAACTATTGCTCAACTGGTGTGGGCATTCTTTAACTATTGGGCATATATTCATGATTATGCAAATTCAGTAA
- the LOC107911930 gene encoding UTP:RNA uridylyltransferase 1 isoform X3, producing MTGSGGDAPPPLTANGGEFLLSLLQKPQSHHPQQSPLPPGVAPMTLPQPQAQSLAIDPAVQAVGPTLPFSPSWSPNGRDLPSPWPHNLSPPFYPNLIGFRQNPWFSPGNQIAFNQEALVDDLRRIGISRIDSNNNHVIPNLTQLKHREQKLVFGSFPSDIQTLPKPDGVLQNSNLNFSNQQSNSRLNANPNSSPYFFQRRNSDERGKQQQHDGNCRSTPSAETPRPPPGFSVQPRRGGGSRDFGKNTRHVAHSVNKLKAELGHLSYDNETRLRGQLDHPVPPAGSNPQSVSVTEIEGPLLELHMDGGANGFSRRDKPRREDGGEVDEIEEKFVEPLLVEDESDDKNDKKRHHREKEYRKDNRGQRLLSQRERMLKRRTDCHSDILRLDSPLLAIYESLIPPVEEKAKQKQLLALLDKLVCKEWPEARLYLYGSCENSFGVSKSDIDICLAFNEDIHDKSEILLKLADILQSDNLQNVQALTRARVPIVKLMDPLTGISCDICVNNVLAVVNTRLLRDYAKIDVRLWQLAFIVKHWAKSRGVNATYQGTLSSYAYVLMCIHFLQQRRPAILPCLQVWNGDNLLCHCG from the exons ATGACCGGCAGTGGAGGGGATGCGCCACCGCCACTGACTGCCAACGGTGGcgaattcctcctttctttaCTCCAAAAGCCCCAATCGCATCATCCTCAACAATCTCCATTACCCCCTGGAGTGGCTCCCATGACCTTGCCTCAACCGCAAGCTCAATCGCTCGCCATTGATCCTGCCGTTCAAGCAGTGGGGCCCACACTCCCTTTCTCGCCATCTTGGTCACCGAATGGACGCGATCTCCCCAGTCCTTGGCCCCACAATCTCTCTCCGCCCTTCTATCCTAATTTGATAGGGTTTCGCCAAAACCCTTGGTTTTCTCCAGGAAACCAAATTGCCTTTAATCAAGAAGCTTTAGTGGATGACTTGAGAAGGATAGGGATTTCAAGGATAGACAGTAATAACAATCACGTAATCCCGAATCTGACCCAGCTAAAGCATCGAGAACAAAAACTCGTCTTTGGTTCTTTTCCTAGTGATATTCAAACCCTTCCAAAGCCTGATGGCGTGCTTCAAAATTCGAATTTGAATTTTTCAAATCAGCAATCTAACTCGCGGCTTAATGCCAATCCAAATTCGAGTCCATACTTTTTCCAACGTCGAAATTCTGATGAAAGAGGAAAGCAACAGCAGCATGATGGGAATTGCAGGTCTACCCCTTCTGCTGAAACTCCAAGACCGCCTCCAGGGTTTTCAGTACAGCCTCGAAGAGGAGGAGGAAGTCGGGATTTCGGAAAAAATACGAGACATGTTGCGCACagtgtaaataaattaaaagctGAATTGGGTCATTTGAGTTATGACAATGAAACGAGACTTCGTGGACAGCTTGATCACCCTGTGCCGCCGGCAGGGAGTAATCCGCAGTCTGTTTCAGTGACTGAGATTGAAGGGCCTCTTTTGGAATTGCATATGGATGGTGGTGCAAATGGGTTTTCAAGGCGTGATAAGCCTAGAAGGGAAGATGGTGGCGAAGTGGATGAAATTGAGGAAAAGTTTGTTGAACCTTTGTTGGTTGAGGATGAATCTGATGATAAGAATGACAAGAAGCGGCATCATCGGGAGAAG GAATACAGAAAAGATAACAGGGGGCAAAGGCTACTTAGCCAGAGGGAGAGAATGTTAAAAAGGCGGACGGATTGTCACAGTGATATTCTCAGGTTAGATTCACCTTTACTTGCTATTTATGAGTCACTCATACCTCCTGTGGAAGAAAAAGCTAAGCAGAAACAGTTGTTAGCATTACTTGATAAACTAGTTTGCAAAGAATGGCCAGAAGCACGGTTATATCTCTATGGATCTTGTGAGAACTCTTTTGGGGTGTCAAAGAGTGACATTGATATTTGCCTTGCGTTTAATGAGGACATTCACGACAAGTCTGAAATCTTGCTAAAGTTGGCAGATATTTTGCAGTCAGATAATCTTCAGAATGTGCAG GCACTGACTCGTGCCAGGGTCCCCATAGTAAAGCTTATGGATCCATTGACTGGAATTTCCTGTGACATATGCGTAAACAATGTTTTGGCTGTAGTAAATACAAGGCTTCTACGAGATTATGCAAAAATCGATGTAAGATTATGGCAGTTGGCTTTTATTGTGAAACACTGGGCCAAGTCCAGAGGAGTGAATGCAACTTACCAAGGAACTCTATCTAGCTACGC GTATGTTTTGATGTGCATTCATTTCTTACAGCAACGTAGACCTGCTATCCTTCCATGCTTGCAGGTGT GGAATGGAGACAACCTTCTCTGTCACTGTGGATGA